A single window of Planctomycetaceae bacterium DNA harbors:
- the holA gene encoding DNA polymerase III subunit delta, with protein sequence MHATDFLSRKHAYSHVPVVVVYGSERYLKLEALKRIPGFSGGDDVELTRVPGKDADLRSVVDELLTVSMFGDQRIVMIDDADDFIKDNRPGLEKYVAHPSKASLLILDVKSWPKNTKLAKAVEKTGLAVECTPLTGAVLLKWLEKSATEEFGKVLVPSAAALMIQLAGDSLGMLEQELAKLAALVGDNQTITEDDVTRVVGGWRLETTWHMLDAVRDGNVAFAIENLDKLIVSGEHPIKILGGVTFVFRKYAEATEIARQTRDLPGALRTAGVFPGAVAASEKYLRRIGYDKACQLLQWLVEADHNLKGGSRVEPRLQLERLFVQLAG encoded by the coding sequence TCTCGAAAACACGCCTACAGCCACGTTCCCGTGGTGGTCGTGTACGGCAGTGAGCGGTACCTGAAGCTGGAAGCTCTGAAGCGGATTCCCGGTTTCAGCGGCGGCGACGATGTGGAACTCACGCGGGTCCCCGGAAAGGATGCCGATCTGCGCAGCGTGGTCGACGAACTGCTGACCGTGTCGATGTTCGGCGATCAGCGAATCGTCATGATCGACGACGCGGACGACTTCATCAAAGACAACCGTCCGGGACTCGAAAAGTACGTCGCTCACCCGTCCAAAGCGTCGCTGCTGATTCTGGACGTGAAGTCGTGGCCGAAGAATACCAAGCTGGCGAAGGCCGTGGAAAAGACCGGTCTTGCCGTGGAATGCACTCCTCTGACCGGCGCTGTACTGCTGAAGTGGCTGGAGAAATCAGCGACGGAAGAATTCGGAAAGGTCCTGGTTCCCTCCGCCGCGGCGCTGATGATTCAACTGGCCGGAGACAGCCTGGGGATGCTGGAGCAGGAACTGGCCAAGCTGGCCGCTCTGGTCGGTGACAACCAGACAATCACGGAAGACGACGTCACGCGAGTCGTCGGCGGCTGGCGGCTGGAAACCACGTGGCACATGCTGGACGCCGTCCGCGACGGAAACGTGGCGTTTGCCATTGAGAATCTCGACAAGCTGATCGTCTCCGGCGAACACCCGATCAAAATTCTCGGCGGCGTGACCTTTGTGTTCCGCAAGTACGCCGAAGCCACGGAGATCGCTCGCCAAACCCGCGACCTGCCAGGCGCTCTCAGGACTGCCGGCGTGTTCCCGGGCGCGGTTGCCGCTTCCGAAAAATACCTGCGGCGAATCGGCTACGACAAAGCCTGCCAACTGCTGCAGTGGCTGGTCGAAGCGGATCACAACCTGAAGGGCGGCAGTCGAGTCG